In the Panthera tigris isolate Pti1 chromosome F3, P.tigris_Pti1_mat1.1, whole genome shotgun sequence genome, ACAATAGGAGGAGTGGCCTCCGTTTAGTCCTTCCCCTCTAGAAATGACGATTTTTGCCCCAAACTACGCAGATCAAAAACTGGTTTGCTTACATGCGACAACCACTCgtttattctctattttaattACAGTCTTCCACCCGAAGCCGGAGCTGTAAAGAGTAGCCACGCCGTCTTCATCTTTTGCAGAAGCTGCTTCAGCCTCACTTACCGGGTAGGCGTGTAACAGCCCCGGAGCCATGATGTACGGATTAGGCAACAACGGCGGGACCCCAGGAGGGAGGTTGGGAGGAGCTTTTCCTAAAAGAGAGATCCCATTTTTACCCAGTCACACGATCACTCCTCTCCTCCATCCCAGAGGAATGCCGTCCACCTTCTACCTGAAGTCGTAGCGACCGAGCTCCGAGTCGAGGCCGTGACGGTGGAGTTGCTGCTGAGGCTGAGGCCTAAGCTGCTGCCACCGTGGAGACTGGAGGAGACACTGACCactgggggaggcgcagagaccGTGCTGGACGTGGTGGAGAAAGTGCTGGAGGAAGAATGGAGGTTCGCCTCACTGTCCACGCTTGTGTGCTTCAAAAAGGGGGAGCAGTGGATGAGAAGAGGAAACAGCGATCAGCAAGACAGGTCAGGAGAGAGGCACAGCCCCTTCTGCAGGCGAGAGCACATCAGCCTCCCAATTAAAACGGCCGAGGCAGAGACCTGGGTGTCCTCCACCAAAGGAGTTAGAAGAAATCGCGAAGTTTGCTCCGGCTGCCTGTTCCCCAAGACGCAGCGTCACGCAGGGATCTAGTTAACAACACCGGCTGCACGCCCTCCCGTCAGGGCACATGCGGACAAACACGCCAGGAACCAATGCTGGCTGGCCAGCGAACAGTTCGGGTCAGGGAAATACAGCCTAGCCTTCTCTCCCACGTTCTCCTTCAGTAGCTCGCCAAGTTCTAATGAACTTAAACCAGAAACAGTATACCTGAGAAAAAAGAGTCTTCCAGGGGAGCCTTAGCACTCGTCTGCCCCCGGGTTTCTGGCAGACTAGACACCTTTGCCCCAAATGGGTCTTCCTCGCCGTCTCAGCTTAACCCCACAAATGCTCGTCCTAAATCACCACAGTGAACTTAATTCTCGGATCGAAAGCTTTCCTCTGGCCTTAACTTTCAGAGGACACCCGGACCCTGATTATCTTCAGCAGCCCTGTCCAACACACCCCCCACCACGGAGTGAGAATGGCTGCACAGAGGCTCTCACAGGCTCCATCAGAGCTATGAAGCCCCGCACACCTCAGTgttaagaaggaataaaaaaaggcaaagctTCAGGAGTCACGTCCAGGGCTTTGAGAATTGGCCCAGAGCTCAGCAGTATCTCTAGgttctcctgcctctcctgccttccGACATCCTTTCAGTCCATTCCTGCAACCTCAGATCAACGATCACTCCGCCACCGCACGAAGGGATTTCCAAGAATCTCTTCTCAGGAGTCTCGCCGCTAGACTCCTCTAAGTGTAAGAACACCACCCTTCCTCTTCAGCCGCATCACACTTACCAAAAGAGTGGATGTAGAAGTGCGCCCAGAAGACGTGGATGACGAGAGGGTGTTCTGCTGCGTCGATAACGTGCTGCAAAGAAGAGGCAGCCATCAGTCACGGTGCTGTGGTGACCGACCTGGAGCTTCCATCAAGAACACTGACGAGGACGTGCGGCGGTATATGGGACCAGGAAGACCGGAGACCGGGGGGAGCTCCGCGGCCGGCCAGGGTGGGGAGCAGACACAGCGAGCGGGGCTGCTGAGGAGAGAGAACAGGCCTCTCTCTCCTACCCCACAACTTGCAGGTCGTGCCCGCTAACACGGCCCCTGGCAGGCAGCAGGGACAGGGCGGAAGCAGAGAACTCTACCTCTCCTCCCAACCCCAACATCCACCTGTGACCCAAATCACCTGCTGTGTTGTGTGGTGGGAGCGTTTGCACTCTCCTCACTGTGGCTCAAGCCACCCAGGGGGGATGAGTGTTGACTGGCCGCTGTCAGCAAGGAGGCTGCGGACACCGTCTCGCTGAGAGGGGAGATGCCGGAAGTGGAAGGTGAGTCAGACTTCACTGCAGAGCCTGTAGCACctggaaataaagaataattatcTATCCCATCAGCGGAAAGGGAGTGTCTCTGACAAGTGAATGGACAACTCCAGTCTCAGCCGTCCCCGAGACAAGAGAGGAAGTTATTTAATAAGGAACTACTGTGATTACATAGActctcttattattttaaatttcttgtacatttatttatttttgagagagagagagagagagatggacaaagacaaagcgtgagtgtgggaggggcacagggagagggagacacagaatccgaagcaggctccaggctccgagctgttagcacagagcctgacacgaggcttgaaccaatgaatcgtgagatcatgacctgagccgaagtcgggacgcttgaccgactgaaccacccaggtgcccctagactctcTTATTTCCAACATTTCAGAGCACTGATCTCACCTATCCAGTGAAGGGAACCGAGGGTACTATCACTCTTCTAAGTCAGAGAGCCCTGAGACAGGTCTGAGAGAAAACAGCAGGGCAGGACCACACGAAGACTGTGACCAGAGAAGCCAGGGTGCTTCCCACTATGATCGAAGAAACGCAAACAtatgaaaaagagaggaaaaccactACAACATAGAGGAAAAAGCCTCACCTTCAACAGATTGCGTGGTCTGTAACTGTGTGGCCTGCACAGAGCTGAAGCCATTCtggaacaaaaaacagaagagtaaaAAACAAACTCAAGTGAAAAGTCGAGTTAGCACAGACTCCGCTTAACTTCAACCAACAAATCTTTCAGAGACATTCTGTAAGCTAACCAAAGGATTAACATAATGCAGACGATCTAAACAAAACGAATTTAAAATGGCAACAAGATAGACCAACCCCGTGTGACCCAAAGCAACAGAAGGCAGCGCCCCCAAACTGCTCAAGAGATCCCAAACCCAGAAGAGACACAGGAGAGGCCTGGGGGTCCCTGGGGGAGGTTGGGGAAGGAGGACCGTTCAGCCAAAGCACCCACTGTTCTGGCTGCACGGGACTGTCAGTCCGCTCCACAGCACCTCTGGCATATGCTGTCCCCTCCCCGGGCCGAGACACGGCAAGGTGTCTATCGATACAGACCCAGAAGTCCAGCACTCAGATCTTCGCGAGAGAGAAAACGAGTACTTGACCTTGATCCTACGACAAAGAACGAATCTCTAGTGCTGGCTTTAGTTTTCTGACTATGAATCTCCAGGCTTGCTGCAAAGaacttttttatttctccaaccacagaaatgtgtttttttcagcTTCTCAGTCAGTACTTCTGTGgcatcccagcaccatttgtcaagAAGGGAAACACTAACACTGGAGACACTTTGCCCAATATTGTCTTAAACAGCACCCAGGGACTCTCAAAGCCACACTACCTTTGCCTGAGTCAggtccttttggggtgatgaggaGATGGAGCTGGGGTACCGTCGAGTCTGTGTGGACCTCTGTTCATACAGAGGGCCCTGAGCATTATTTGGGGAGGTATAGGTTGTCGACTGAATTGGACCGCTCTGATAACCGGACTCCTGACTCTGGTTAGATGAAATTGTAGATGAAGATTCACTGTGGGGAGCGCAGAAGGAAAATCtcagaaaaccaaaacagaacagatcCACGGATACTAAGGACATGCTGGAGACCTACTAGAGTAAGTTGATtataatcaaaaggaaaattccCAGCAgcaaataaaagacaattttctCTTGACAGCAATAGGAATTTCCACATCCTACAGAGTCAGGGGTCTGAACTCAAACTGCTCGCCTACATTCTGTTTTaagaaaagaggcaaaagcaGAAAGGATAGACTTTTTTGATCCTTCTGATATATCCTAACATGAACCCTAAGCACAGGGAAAGTCATCTGTTTCTCACATTCATTTTAAGGAATTCTGGGCTCCTGGCTCTGTCAGAAACCCTATTAAATATAAGGTACTAGGTAGAAACTCTTgagaaaaactatgaaaatattcACATGACTTAACGGCAATTATAATCCAACAGATTAGGCAAGGACCtgatgcttatatttttaaattcaagggACTGAAGAAAATAGCCTAGTCCCTTAAACTCTGccagaactttttctttaaatatttatttattttaaaagagagagagcacacgtgcacacaaggAAGGGgcggtgggcagaaagagagggagagagagaatcccaagcaggctgcgcgCTGTCAGCTGACGAGGGGCTTGACTTCACCAatcgtgagaacatgacctgagctgaaatcaagagtcggatgctcaactgaccaagctgcccaggtgccccatcctccAGGGTTTTCTATTGCTTATGTTGGCCCTTTGTGACACTTACCAGAGAAGGtaggaaagtttcttttttacttgTGTCATCTATTGATGCTACCTCTTTCTTAGGAGGCCAGAGTCCTACCCTTCATATGCATAAGGCCCACACCAAAGGACCAAAGATGTCAAAAGCATTTTTAGCCAGATGCCAAGGTCCTCCTGTTAGAGGTGCTATACGCACCTCTTAAGAACTGGGCGTGGggacgcctgggaggctcagccagtcgtgcgtccgactcttgattttggctcaggtcatgatttcatggttcaagagttccagcgtggagcctgcttggaatttttctctttccctgccctgcccccccagccacccccccccccccacaaggaACAGCACACggacatgtgctctctctctcaaataaaaacttaaaaacaaaaacaaagtggtGGATGTTTctgttaaaaaaccaaaaaaacaaaaaacaagaactaGGCGTGGACACTCCAGAAGTATGCAAGAGGTATATTTCCATCTGTTTAGTGTTACAGATAATCTTAGTAACAGTATTTTGAAATGCTTAACAAAATGCTACAATCGGCTACTTTTCCTTCAATCAGAGGCTTGGGCCTCTTTGGAGTTCTAGGAATCggcaagagacagaaaaagtggTAAAAGCCTGACAAAAAGAGTCTTGATTGAGGTTTCCCCTCTACCTGGCTGTGCTGGTATAGAGGCTACTTGGAGCCTGGCTTGAAGAGGCGCTCGTGGTGGGGGTGGACTCGTAATCAGAAAGGACAGGCTCTGACCCAAACTGCAATGCCCCAAACTGCAGGTTTAGCCCTGAGATATCTGCTGAGCCAGGCATCTCCACAGCCAGAGCAGGAATCTGTAACGAGAAGGTAATGGTTTTATTACAATCTTACTATAAGactgataaaaaaacaaacaaacctgtctCAAATTTGCAAACTATCCCCTCACAATCTTGATTCCCAAATCCCGCATCACCTTTGCCCTAAAATGACACCCATCACAAAGTTCAAGTACCTTAGAAGTCAAGGAGGcctttttcttctgctgtttcAATTTCTGCTGAGCCGGCTGAGGGCTGGAGGACTGGTTATCTGAAGACCCGGGAGACATCTGTGGGGCCGAGGTGGATTTGCTCGGCAGAGGAGAAGAGGGCGGTGGAGGTGCAGCAGTGGAGGTGGCCACCGTGGGCGGCTTCTCCTGAAGGAACACCTCCATCATGGCTGAAGACGGGGTGAAAGCCTGGCGTTTGCTGAAGGGGCTGTGTACTGTGGAATCGTCTGGGTTCTTCAAATCTGCACGGAGAGTCCCGGTACACATGGGGTCAGGGATGCTGATGATCGTCAGTGAAACGCTATTATCCTCTCTCGAGCCGTAAACAAGGCCCTCAAGAATCAGTACGTCACATAAACGAGTCCTCATCTAGGACTCACTCTCATTTCCAAAAGTGACAATCACACATCCTATCTGTTCTAAGTACAGCCTAATCAAATCAGCACTATTAGCCTGCTTGTGTAAGACAGGAACCTACAAACTGTCCGTGTTTAGAGCGAAAGGTCCTACATAATGCCAAGCCCACAAACCTCCTAAGGCAACGTTTTTTCAAACACTGAAGACCAATCTAGGGAGAGTCCAAACACTCCGTGGTCAACAGAAGACTGCAACTACGATGCAGATGTCTAAATTCGGTTAAAGAGACACCGAGCCTCCAACTTTTTACTACTTCCTAGCTTTCTGAACTCAGCCTGTGTGACTAGAGGGTATCAGTCATGGGAAACGAGCCAGGTGGCTGTCCTTCTCCTGACTTCAAGAAACATTCTCCACCCCCGACTCCTGCAAGCTCCTGGTGGTAATGGTCCAACACGTCACTTTCCACCCTTCTCACCGTACTGCACCAGCGATGGGGACTGTGAGGCGGAGCCCATGTCCCAAGAGGAGGTGGCGGTGGTTCCAGGCTGAGAATGCTGTGCCGCCAGCTGGGCCAGGGCCTGAGCAGTCTTGAACTGCTCCAAGAACTGAGAGCCCGTGGTGCTGCCACCTTTGGCTTCGCCGACATCGCCAAACCCTTTCCCCAACATGCTCACCTGCAGACCGACACAGAGAGGGATGAGAGAGACCTACGGCAAGCAGATGTGTTCACCGCTTGGAAACACTTGGAAAGTCACTCAGACACAGGGGGAGCCAGGAGAGACCCGACAAGTAAAGAATATCACCAGACTGAGTACACAGTCTAGTCCATTAGAGCACagtctctggagtcagactgcctagGTCCAAATCCTGGCTATGTAAGTGTGGAAAAACCTATTTGTGATTTCTCTGTACGTCATTTTCCTCAcctgaaagcaaatgaaaatagtaTCGCATAAAGCTGTAGGGGGATGAAATAATGTATTAAAGCATTTAATATGTGTATGGTACATAATAAGCATCATTAAAATTTACACCATTACTTCCTCCCTCCTCAGGTATAAAGATCTAATGACTGGtggaatttttctcctttaaaaatttttttttatttttttgtaagtgtttttttcaaatgcttatttattttgagagagcagcaggggaaagggagagggagagagaatcccaagcaggctccacactcagcacggagcccagtgtaaggctcgatctcacaacatgacctgagcccaaatcaaaagtcggacacaaccaattgagctacccaggcaccccggaatgtttttccttttaaaggttTACATcaggcatctaggtggctcagttgttaagcatctgacctcagctcaggtcatgatctcacggttcatgagttcgagccctatgtcgggtgAGCAAGAGCCCCACTTCGGGCAAACACAAACCCTActtcgggtgagccctgcttctctctttctccctctgcccctcactcacttgcacacgcacactctcaaaaataagtaaataaataaaaaggcttaCATCAACcagtatttgattatttttttaaactgttttttaatgtttgtttatttttgagagagagacagagtgtgaatggggtaggggcagagagagagggagacacagaatccaaaccaggctccagggtccgagctgtcagcacagagcccaacgtggggggctcaaacccacgaactgtgaggtcatgacctaagctgcagtcggacacttaactgcccaGGCGCTCCAAGCAGTACTTGATTACTAAATTAATATGAAGGCTAATACGAAATTTCAGTTCAGCCATTAAGGCTCATTTTGCCCCTTCCACTAAACAGCTCAAAAGTAACAAGGAGAGCTAACTGGAGCCTCACttcaagacacagaaaagaaagctAAGGGCCTGTCAACATCTCTGCACCACACAATCAAATAATGAGTCCGTAtgattcattttctctgtgtgtatccAAGTTCTATAGGACAATCacgaataagaaaacaaaatttactcTTATGCTTTTGGGGGATTTCCCCTACTCCCTACTGCTAGGTAAGACCGCCAGCCTAGTCCAGCAGATGAACCACATGGCCTTGACTACTCCAAAACATCTTCAGGGAGATTCGATCTAGTTTCCCTTAGGTTCTTATTCAACCATATCCTTCCTCATCACCATCAATGAGCAGCGCTCTCTTAAACGAAACCAATCAGTCCAACTCAAGGGAAGACATTTTTCCCACTTCAGTCTATGTCACAAAATTATAcgaacaaaaacacaaacacccGAAGTTGAGTTAAAAGTATAGGACTATGGCAGGGAGATGATCCCACATGGTAACGATCATCAGATATTCTACAAGTGCAAAGCTTTAAAGATACAGCAATTATGTAATGTCCGTGTATAGGGAGCTcctatgttatttatattaaaattttgtcttACATCTATTACATTTTAGGGAAAATTGGTTCtctaatgtttctttctttcttttttttttttttgagagagaaaaaacacaagcaggggagaggggcagagggagaaagaatcttaagcaggctccatgctcagcacagagcctgacatgaggcttgatcccacgacactgcaatcaggacctgagccaaaaccaagagttgggacgctcaactgagcgagccacctaggcgcccaagcatctgactcttgatagcagctcaggttgtgatctcaaagtcatgggatcgagcccaacACTGAGCTCTGCgatgacagtggggagcctgcttggagtctccctctctctctgctcctccctgcacactcgtgtgcactttctctcaaaataaacaaacattaaaaaataataaaaatgaagtaatcgTTATAATCCTactactggaaaaataaaattatatgcaaaaagaaaaaaagagaaagtttttcttatgatttgttaaaaaaaacactggtCCTTGCATCACTGTTTACCCTTAAATGATTCCTCTGCTATAGTTAACGACCTCGAATTTCTTAACTGAGTCAACAATTCCCATGCCTGAAGTACTCTAGGTGTTAATAACCAGTACCACTGCTGCTCCCACATTTGTGTGGCCTGATCCACAATCTTATTTCATGTTCCCACAGCCCTGTATGGCAGGCAGAGCAAGTGCTCTCATCCCCACctacagagaaggggaggggcagctaGTAAGCAGAAACATTCAGGAAAACCCCAAGTTTTTGGAAGCCGAGTCCAGAAACATCTGGTTTAAACAGATTGATATGGCAATTCTGCTATCGAGAAATAGGGAAGTGCTACCACTTCCCATCAAAGTTTAACTAGAATTGAAAAAGGATTAAAatttgatgtcattttttttccctcttcaacAGCAATGTTATTAATTAACACTTGGCACAGTGAGTGTCTGGTAAGTGATACGGACTCACTTTTAGAGGAAGATTCAGTCTGTCCAAAACTAAGTCCTCCTACTGCACAGCACCCTACTACCCAACTCTGTGTCCCTACCACCAAGGCTACTTAGTGGGGGCTACTTAAGGCTACTTAAAGGGGATGTTTTACCCCACCCCAAACCTGTCACCGGAAGGCAGTACTCCACGTACGTGCTGGAGTTAAAGGGCACTGGGTCTCCTACTTACCATACTGTGATGAGAGAATGAGTTTCCTGAAGCAGGCTGTGTTATGGCGCTCTGCTTTGAATTACTGAACACCAGAGGCTGCGCAAGAGAAGGAGCCTGAGACGGATCCAGATTAGAGGAATCATTCTCCATTGAAGATGGTGTCTTCCCCAACAGAACAGCAAGGTCGATTCTagtggagagacagaacataCTCATGAATAATGACAGAACATTCTAGCATTCCCAACTCCCAGAGTATGGTCAGATCAAAATAAAGTCACTCATCAAAAACACAGAGACCAGAAATGCTTAATTGACCAAAATAAATGATGTGTAAGAACCACTACAGGATCTAGCTGTGTTCTAATGGCACTGTCAACCATAATAACGTTAAATATTCCAATTTAGTTAAATTAATTTCATGGAATAGCAAATGTTAGTTTTAATGCAACAGCTTCACATTTGGgccaaaatttacaaaatttttaacgAATATTTTAATAACGAATACCTGCCATTACCAATACCTAATACACAAAAACTTGCCAGAGCACCGGCACCTTCAAGTATCTTTGGAATTGACCTCCCAACTTCCATAGAACTTCCCAAGTCACCTGTGGTCTAAGGAGCACACGTATAGTTCCGCTTTGCCTCTAGTTCTCAGCACagggctcctaaaacccttagaatttcctAAGTGTCTCTTGCTGTTCGTAATGAGCCTCTTTCAACCAAAGTCCATGCTAACGAGGTTACTCAGGGTGggagccccacccccccagagcCGCAGGAAGTGGGCTGCCACCAGGAATACCAGCAATGGGATTAGAGGGTTAGAACTCTCAGCCCCAGCGCTCTCTCTTGACCCACTTCTAGAATCAGAACGAGCTTGGAGACTGCCTTCGACAGCCAATGGCTTAGTCAATCAGGCCCATCTAAGTAATGCAACTTTCTAACTTTCTAACACTCTAGAACAGGGAGATTCAGTGAGCTTCTGGGTTAGTGGATGCACTGAATGTTGATGAACGTACTGGGaaggcaccccaccccctgccctgcgtGTGCATCTCTTCCAACTGGCCACTGTACCTGAGTACTGGTTATAACAAACCGGTTATGGCAAGTAGCTCTTCCCTGAGTTCCGAGTCATTCTAGCAGATTTCTGAACCTAAGCAGAGGATGAGGGGTGGGGTAGGCTTTGAGAATCCCCAAATCTGCAGTCAGCCAGGCAGAAGGGTGTGTGGGCAGCCTGGGCACTCGTCTGCAGTGGACCTCGCACCTCGGAAGCAAGGGCAGTCTTCTGGGATGGAGGCATcagtcagggtctgtgctaactctgGCAAGTGGCAGAACTGAACCGAATTACTAAATACCTTGTTGGTGTTCAGAGAATTGAAGGACTGATGTCAGTAAAATGAGATACTGGTGTCAGAAAAACAACACACATCGCCTCTGATGTCCCTAATGTCCTATTCCTAGCATGCTTCAGGCTTCTGAGTTGACGGCTATCATACCCAGGTCTAGAAATAATCCAAGAGGCTTTCTGGGCATAAAAATATTCCTAGTAAGTGCACCTCCCTCTACTAACCCCAATAACTAAGGTTCAAGTTCTAGAAAATTCATTAGCCAGATCCTAGGGGAAAAATGACCATTTTACTCAGCAGGCTTAGCAGACAAAGATTATTATAAAGCAAGAGAAGCAGCTACTGAACAGTTCTgcaaactgaaataaatgaaaacatttccacGTTTAACTTTACCTTACTACTGGACAAGCTCAACCGTGCTAAGTTTTAATTCAGGTTGACCTATGTAGTTAAAGGGGCTATTCTGGAAAGAATCATCTTTAAAATTGTAAACAACGGACTCCCGTTCAGTAGACCAACTCTTAGAAGCCGATCAGCCTCACATGCTTGCTTCCCGTTACTGCCAGCACCATGGGAGCTCGGGAAGGCCCACTGCTGCTCTTCCTTACAGCCCCTTCTCACCAGCCCCATTTGGGGACGGACACTGAACTTTACCACACACTTGCCTCTGACCAGCAGTGATTGTCACATTCTCCGCAGGCAGAGGCACCGAAGACACATTAGAGGCAGTGAAGATCTTGGTCTCAGAAAGCTGGAAAACAGAAGGATTAGTCACTTCTGGTGTTAAGTGGACTACAGTCAGAAACCTGGCTCAGGCAAGGGGAACTTAACAGCAAGGCAAAGGGAAAACGCTCGGAAAAGAAAGCCGCCCAGCCAGAGGAACCTACGTGGACTGACCTCCATTACCCTTCTAGGTATGACTTTATCAAAAGAGTGTAAAATCAAGAAACCCTACGAAATACAATGGGAGTCACACGATATGCACGCTGAACTTACAGACAGCTGAATACACAtgctacaaaaaaagagagaaaacctttTATACTTTCCCATTAGAGTTCCCAACTCACACCCTTACCCAAACCAAACTTTATCTTCCACTGCtcctctcaaagaaagaaaggttacagccaagacaaagacaaaatgaaagaaattaattccTGGCTTTTGAGCAGTAAGGACCCAAGTGCTGGTGAATTAGGGTCTCTGTAGGGATGATTTCAACTATATGCAATTTCTGCCTTAATAGTGACTTTATCACACCTACCCTTTGCATTCTAAGACCCTAAAATTAGGTAAACAATTGTAGGGAATAACTCATTCCACCATTCAAAacttgctttggttttgttttcactttttgactAAAATCTCTTCTCCAAAAACAGGGAATCCACTTCCCCAAATATATCATTCTCTGAAAGTTGCTTAAACAGACCAAACCAAATCCTAGAAAGTATTCACGAGGCAGTCTAGCTCAGTtacaacagaaaagaaatcatCCTCTAATGCTGATGCATCTGAAATTTCAAACACTCAGGTCTGGCAAACCCAAAGTTTGGTCACCATGTCACCATAAAAGCTGCCTTGCCTAAATGTATACGAGTATAGAAAGCAGactgaaaaaatgttaaaacaggaTTTAATCCACGATCACTGAAAACTACAATTCACAACAAAATCCTGACTGTGACCAAGAACGAGCAGAATTCTTTTACTCAAGTGCTACTCCAGTAAGCTCAGAGTGCCGGCTTATGTGCCACCTCTGTGACACCCATGACTGAGCTGTCCACGTTAAGTCACGCTGGAAGATCTATACTTTCATCTCAACTATGAAGCTGGGCTTCAGAACCAACCAGATTGTGGATTCGAGGACGCGGTACTCCCTCACTTCGCACCCACCTCTCAGCCAATCACGGGACCAAACACCAGTGCCCGAATAGGAACTAAATAGCCGAACTGGCTCAAAAGAAGTCATGGGCCACCAGCAGCTGTTACTCAAGGCGCTACCTGCCTAACTCCATTCCTGGTGCTCTCCCCAACCACCATCTCTTGCTGGGACAAATCCGACAATCAGATACTGGACTTACACAGGTGCACTTGCCCTTTCCATAGTCTGGTTCCATAGAGTCCTGTTCATGCCCAGTCTCCTTCATATAACATATGTGAAATGTTCTGGCTCAGAACACTATTTTGGATGTAAAAGTTTTGGGTCAGAATCTTAAGGGTGAATTCTGAAGGGGTAGAAATATACCCATTTTCTATCCCTAAACACCACTAAGGGACAGAAAGCACTAGTGAGG is a window encoding:
- the UBAP2L gene encoding ubiquitin-associated protein 2-like isoform X18; its protein translation is MMTSVGTNRARGNWEQPQNQNQTQHKQRPQATAEQIRLAQMISDHNDADFEEKVKQLIDITGKNQDECVIALHDCNGDVNRAINVLLEGNPDTHSWEMVGKKKGVSGQKDGGQTESNEEGKENRDRDRDYSRRRGGPPRRGRGASRGRECMHGALTKPAVVRGQENGLDGTKSGGPSGRGTERGRRGRGRGRGGSGRRGGRFSAQGMGTFNPADYAEPANTDDNYGNNSGNTWNNTGHFEPDDGTSAWRTAAEEWGTEDWNEDLSETKIFTASNVSSVPLPAENVTITAGQRIDLAVLLGKTPSSMENDSSNLDPSQAPSLAQPLVFSNSKQSAITQPASGNSFSHHSMVSMLGKGFGDVGEAKGGSTTGSQFLEQFKTAQALAQLAAQHSQPGTTATSSWDMGSASQSPSLVQYDLKNPDDSTVHSPFSKRQAFTPSSAMMEVFLQEKPPTVATSTAAPPPPSSPLPSKSTSAPQMSPGSSDNQSSSPQPAQQKLKQQKKKASLTSKIPALAVEMPGSADISGLNLQFGALQFGSEPVLSDYESTPTTSASSSQAPSSLYTSTASESSSTISSNQSQESGYQSGPIQSTTYTSPNNAQGPLYEQRSTQTRRYPSSISSSPQKDLTQAKNGFSSVQATQLQTTQSVEGATGSAVKSDSPSTSGISPLSETVSAASLLTAASQHSSPLGGLSHSEESANAPTTQHSSTLSTQQNTLSSSTSSGRTSTSTLLHTSVDSEANLHSSSSTFSTTSSTVSAPPPVVSVSSSLHGGSSLGLSLSSNSTVTASTRSSVATTSGKAPPNLPPGVPPLLPNPYIMAPGLLHAYPPQVYGYDDLQMLQTRFPLDYYSIPFPTPTTPLTGRDGSLASNPYSGDLTKFGRGDASSPAPATTLAQPQQNQTQTHHTTQQTFLNPALPPGYSYTSLPYYTGVPGLPSTFQYGPAVFPVAPTSSKQHGVNVSVNASATPFQQPSGYGSHGYNTGRKYPPPYKHFWTAES
- the UBAP2L gene encoding ubiquitin-associated protein 2-like isoform X4, encoding MMTSVGTNRARGNWEQPQNQNQTQHKQRPQATAEQIRLAQMISDHNDADFEEKVKQLIDITGKNQDECVIALHDCNGDVNRAINVLLEGNPDTHSWEMVGKKKGVSGQKDGGQTESNEEGKENRDRDRDYSRRRGGPPRRGRGASRGREFRGQENGLDGTKSGGPSGRGTERGRRGRGRGRGGSGRRGGRFSAQGMGTFNPADYAEPANTDDNYGNNSGNTWNNTGHFEPDDGTSAWRTAAEEWGTEDWNEDLSETKIFTASNVSSVPLPAENVTITAGQRIDLAVLLGKTPSSMENDSSNLDPSQAPSLAQPLVFSNSKQSAITQPASGNSFSHHSMVSMLGKGFGDVGEAKGGSTTGSQFLEQFKTAQALAQLAAQHSQPGTTATSSWDMGSASQSPSLVQYDLKNPDDSTVHSPFSKRQAFTPSSAMMEVFLQEKPPTVATSTAAPPPPSSPLPSKSTSAPQMSPGSSDNQSSSPQPAQQKLKQQKKKASLTSKIPALAVEMPGSADISGLNLQFGALQFGSEPVLSDYESTPTTSASSSQAPSSLYTSTASESSSTISSNQSQESGYQSGPIQSTTYTSPNNAQGPLYEQRSTQTRRYPSSISSSPQKDLTQAKNGFSSVQATQLQTTQSVEGATGSAVKSDSPSTSGISPLSETVSAASLLTAASQHSSPLGGLSHSEESANAPTTQHSSTLSTQQNTLSSSTSSGRTSTSTLLHTSVDSEANLHSSSSTFSTTSSTVSAPPPVVSVSSSLHGGSSLGLSLSSNSTVTASTRSSVATTSGKAPPNLPPGVPPLLPNPYIMAPGLLHAYPPQVYGYDDLQMLQTRFPLDYYSIPFPTPTTPLTGRDGSLASNPYSGDLTKFGRGDASSPAPATTLAQPQQNQTQTHHTTQQTFLNPALPPGYSYTSLPYYTGVPGLPSTFQYGPAVFPVAPTSSKQHGVNVSVNASATPFQQPSGYGSHGYNTGVSVTSSNTGVPDISGSVYSKTQQSFEKQGFHSGTPAASFNLPSALGSGGPINPATAAAYPPAPFMHILTPHQQPHSQILHHHLQQDGQLPYLQMILCCPRQQEEQTGSGQRSQTSSIPQKPQTNKSAYNSYSWGAN